Below is a genomic region from Coleofasciculaceae cyanobacterium.
CTGGTTGTATAATCGCCAGTATTGGGATCTTGAATCTCTAAAGGTTCTCTATTACTCCATACATCATATTGTCTTAACTGCAATGCTACCTGTTTTAATTCTTTAAGCAACTTTGCCGTAGTTTGAACGGTGACATTTCTCCCCTGCAAACAGTCGAGCATTTCCTCTAATTGAACGGTTGAGGGGTCGGGACATCTTTTTGCTCCTGGCGATCGCTGCCGAACTCTGTCGCGACGATAGACTGAATGGTAAACTTCTACAATAGTGCGATCGCCAGGAGCCAATTGCTCAATTTGTTTGGGTCTAGCTCTATTCAACAGCGCCCAATCACTAATGTGTTTAAAACCAAATTCGGCTAAGAAATTTTTGATTTCGGGATGTTGTTTGGTTTGCAAAAAAGCCCAATTATCCAAGCTCATTCTTGAGGGGGAGCCGGCATTATATGTTTGCAAAACCTTGACGGTAAAAAATTGGTAAGCAGTTGGTTTAGCTTTACCCTCTTGATTTAAAGTCAGTTGCGTTTGGCGATCGCGATCCAAGACTACCAAAGTTTCTCCGTCATCATTGAGAGCAAACGTCAGCAAATCTTGATAGCTAAACTGCTTATCACCACCAAAAAGATTATCCAGCTTGCAACAGGCTTTGAGAATAGGTTCGGAAACATAACACCTCAGACAAAGACCAGCTTGGGCGCGACTTGCCAGGTCCACCGCAGGATCTTGGTGGTAAAAATATGAGATTAGATTCGATTTTAGGTCACTCGTACATGCGGACAAGTCCTGTGTCTGGCTTTCAAAGCCAGAGCTGGCGGCTGATCGCCGAAGGCGGTCATTATTCTGAGTTTTGACTAATTTTTGCTCGACGAATTCTCGTGCCAAAGGTGCTACAGCCTGTTTATATCCCAACCTTTCCCCAGCGGGATTGATGCGCCAAATTTTCCAGTATCTTGATGACACAGTCATAAGTATTGCTCTACCTCATCTTAATTAATATTCTGTTTCTAAAGTGCATAGATTTATAGTTGCCAGAGATTTTGAACTGATGCAGCTTTTACAGCACAACTAGACAATTCACACGATTTAAATTAAAGTCAGTTGCTCTTTTTTTGATTCAACAGTTTCATTGCTACTTCTATGCTAGATCTCATTCGATTAAAGGCAATTACCAGAAGACCAATTTCATCTTTAGAATCTTCTGCAAAATCAGCTTTGAGATCTCCGCGACTGATCGCTTGTGCGGTTCTAGCTATTTTTTGAATCCGCAGAATTACAAAGCGTTTCAAAAAGAAATTGAGCCAGAAAATAATCACAATAAAAGTAGCAGCCAAAATTCCTAGTGTGGTGACAAATGAACGACGAACACTGGCTAAAATTTCTTCAGCAGGAACGTAGACAACCTGAGCTGCAACGATCTGATTCAGTTCCCATCCAAAACCGTTTTCGGTACCATAAGTCGTCAACAAGCTCTGAGGAGCTTTGCTTGGAGTTGAGTGGCATTTGAGGCAACTTTGTTTTTTCAGGGTAAATGGTCGTGCTACGTAAAATACATCTCCTTCATAAAACTCACGCCATCCACTTTTTTGCAAAGAACCTTGCTCTTGAAACTGCTCTACCAGCTTAGTTTCAAACTCGTCTGCCCGATCTCGTAAGTTTGTCGGATTGGGTGCGGCATCTTTATAAATAAACTGTGCATAATCTGGATTTTTACGAAAATACTCAAAGACTTCTCTGGCAGCGTAGGTGGGAATTGCCTCTGGAGTAAATTTGGACTCAGTTTCTATTCTCTCTTTGAGAAGAGGATTAACTCGGTCTTGAGTATAGTTTCTAACTCCATTTACTGTTTCCATAAGGACTAAAGCTTTAGAGCTAACTTCAGCTTCAGCCCGATGTTTGAGTGTCCCCCAAAATGTCAAACCACTGAGTAAAATTCCAATAATGAAAATGATAATGACAAATAGATTAAATTTAGTACTGATTTTAATATTTTGGAAGCGAGTCTTGAAAAACATACCTACCTCAAACTTGATTTTCCAAAGTTATTGCTGTTTTCTCTAAATTCGAGCGATATTTACACTTTTTTTATGATAATTTTTTTTATGATAATTATTTAACTTGAGTCTAAAAACCGTTGTCTAAATTCAATCGCTTTTTGAGGCTCGAAAATCTTGGCTGATAAAATTTCAATCAGTTTTTCTCTCGAAATTTGAGGAAAGGAAGCTAGAGCATTTTGAACTAAAAAAGCTGCGATTGGACCCACAATTTCTGCTAGTGCTTGTTCATATTCACAGACCAAAACGTCAGTAATTTCTTGCTTTTGAGAAACAATGGGAGTATTGATTGGCACTTGAAAGCGATGAGCCGGAGCGCAAAGTTCCGTAGCGCGGGTTTCCCCGCTTAAAGAAACTGCTTCACCCTTTAGGGAATTCGTGATAGATGCATTGCCAGGCTCTTGCAGTAAAGGTTTTATTTGCCGCTTAAACTCTGTTAGCTGAGAAACAGAGAGATAATTCGTTAAGTTCTCTACTAACTTTTCGAGCGTAAGTGACTGTGCTTTAAATTGTTGGAGCAAGCTAGAGGCAATTGGTCCGAGCGATTCTGTTAATATTTCTTCCACACGGAAATATTGCTTTGGAGTAAAAAAAGAAGCTGGTCGACTACTTATTTCAAGAGTAATATTAGCTTCACTATTTGATTCTAATTGTGGCTCCAATTGCCGAACAATCTTGGGGGCTAGAATCAGATTATCGGTAGTTAATTCTGATTCTAAATTTACTTGTGAAGACTGATGCCACAAGCCATCCAACTCTAACCAAGTTGGCAGTTTTATGGCTGGATTTTGACAACTTATAGGTAACCAAGAAGCTCCAGGAAAGTCTTCTTCCAATCCTTGCAGCTTCCTGCACGAGCGTCGCATCGCTCGATTGAAAGAAAGCTCATCGATGGCAAATGCTTCTAAAAAATACTTTAGAAACTCTTGTGCTACTCGATTAGGCACTGGTTCTCGCATCACCACAATAACGGGAATATGTAATCTCTCCAATGCTGAAGCCAATCCCAATCCATCACAGGAATTAAATATAGTCAGCATTAAACCCCTTTCGATCGAGGCCTTGAGTGCTTCTTCCAATTTTTCAATAGTGATGCTGTTGTTTGT
It encodes:
- a CDS encoding DUF3365 domain-containing protein; the encoded protein is MFFKTRFQNIKISTKFNLFVIIIFIIGILLSGLTFWGTLKHRAEAEVSSKALVLMETVNGVRNYTQDRVNPLLKERIETESKFTPEAIPTYAAREVFEYFRKNPDYAQFIYKDAAPNPTNLRDRADEFETKLVEQFQEQGSLQKSGWREFYEGDVFYVARPFTLKKQSCLKCHSTPSKAPQSLLTTYGTENGFGWELNQIVAAQVVYVPAEEILASVRRSFVTTLGILAATFIVIIFWLNFFLKRFVILRIQKIARTAQAISRGDLKADFAEDSKDEIGLLVIAFNRMRSSIEVAMKLLNQKKSN
- a CDS encoding CHAT domain-containing protein: MSTLVILNLGSGDLLTGFPQVTVRLWTAGSSLPEQSIGSLPPAPRLIELSQTWQSIYRCLCSSRSLRSAVLAVEEDDLLEIDEVGITNVSQNNLDWVSQQLCIELNTWLSARGFLKIERHMRSLLHPTEEIRIILETDNELLRHLPWHKWEIFQDYCKADIALSQSNYKSRQFRHTQILRNKIRILAILGDSRNIDVRAEREFLQNLPNAETTFLVNPSCHEFNTELWSSLGWDILFFAGHSQTEEKTGRLYINENPTNNSITIEKLEEALKASIERGLMLTIFNSCDGLGLASALERLHIPVIVVMREPVPNRVAQEFLKYFLEAFAIDELSFNRAMRRSCRKLQGLEEDFPGASWLPISCQNPAIKLPTWLELDGLWHQSSQVNLESELTTDNLILAPKIVRQLEPQLESNSEANITLEISSRPASFFTPKQYFRVEEILTESLGPIASSLLQQFKAQSLTLEKLVENLTNYLSVSQLTEFKRQIKPLLQEPGNASITNSLKGEAVSLSGETRATELCAPAHRFQVPINTPIVSQKQEITDVLVCEYEQALAEIVGPIAAFLVQNALASFPQISREKLIEILSAKIFEPQKAIEFRQRFLDSS